In the Aneurinibacillus soli genome, one interval contains:
- a CDS encoding YggT family protein yields the protein MEQLLRIISLVFEIYYYMIIVYILMSWVPQVRQTSFGEILGKLVEPYLDIFRRFIPPLGMIDISPIVALFALHFAQLGLMSIIVKLVTL from the coding sequence ATGGAGCAACTTTTACGCATTATATCACTGGTATTTGAGATTTATTATTACATGATTATCGTATACATTTTAATGTCCTGGGTTCCGCAGGTGCGACAGACATCATTCGGAGAGATACTTGGCAAGCTTGTCGAGCCGTATCTGGACATTTTCCGGCGCTTTATCCCGCCACTCGGCATGATTGATATCTCGCCGATTGTAGCGTTGTTTGCGCTTCATTTTGCCCAGCTTGGGTTGATGAGTATTATTGTGAAGCTTGTAACATTATGA
- a CDS encoding YlmH family RNA-binding protein yields MSLYDHFRPEERPFAERVEEWTMRVRERYEQIQTDFLDPRQAFIVRSLAGRESGVYIAADGGYEEAERIRIILHPEYMEPEPNEFGIAVLQIQGTNQFLTLAHRDYLGALIGLGIKRDKFGDILVHEEGAQLIVAREIVDYVRIHMTQVHRIHVRVEEVPIAAVRIPPQSFRRITFTVQSPRLDAIIGDVYRLSRAKVLAPIQNGRARVNWREVNDPSFRLAEGDVVSFKGFGRFRVAEVGSETKKGRIRIEIDIVE; encoded by the coding sequence ATGAGTTTATACGATCACTTTCGACCGGAAGAGCGCCCGTTCGCAGAGCGGGTGGAAGAGTGGACAATGCGTGTGCGAGAACGGTATGAGCAGATTCAGACCGATTTTTTGGACCCGCGTCAGGCGTTTATTGTCCGCTCTCTTGCCGGACGGGAGTCAGGGGTATACATAGCGGCAGATGGCGGGTATGAGGAGGCAGAGCGAATACGTATCATTCTGCACCCGGAATACATGGAGCCGGAACCGAATGAATTCGGAATTGCGGTTCTACAAATTCAGGGGACGAACCAGTTCCTTACACTTGCGCATCGGGATTATCTTGGAGCGCTGATCGGGCTTGGCATTAAGCGGGACAAGTTTGGCGACATTCTTGTACACGAAGAGGGTGCCCAGCTTATCGTAGCCCGCGAGATTGTTGATTATGTACGAATACATATGACGCAGGTGCACCGTATTCATGTGCGGGTCGAAGAAGTGCCGATAGCGGCTGTGCGTATTCCGCCACAGTCGTTCCGCCGTATCACCTTCACCGTGCAGTCACCACGCCTTGACGCGATTATTGGAGATGTATATCGGCTCTCTCGCGCGAAAGTACTAGCTCCGATTCAGAATGGGCGCGCTCGTGTCAACTGGCGTGAAGTGAATGACCCTTCGTTTCGACTTGCAGAAGGAGATGTCGTTTCCTTTAAAGGATTTGGCCGCTTCCGCGTAGCAGAAGTGGGTAGCGAGACGAAAAAAGGTCGGATCAGAATTGAAATTGATATTGTTGAGTAA
- a CDS encoding YggS family pyridoxal phosphate-dependent enzyme, translating to MDIEHNLLNVRERIAQACARVKRSPEDVEIVAVTKYVSLATTQAAIEAGIRHLGESRTQDAIPKWNALGADAAVWHFIGHLQTNKVREMIGRFPYVHSLDRLSLATELNRRGVAAGVTTKCFLQVNISGEESKHGLAPEEAADFLNAVHNLTHLEVIGLMTMAPYTENPEETRPVFQGLRELRDRLQEKNIPNAPLAHLSMGMSNDYEIAVEEGATFIRLGSTLVGDERE from the coding sequence ATGGATATCGAACACAATCTTTTGAATGTCCGTGAACGCATTGCACAGGCGTGTGCACGCGTGAAGCGTTCACCGGAAGATGTAGAAATTGTAGCGGTTACGAAATATGTGTCGCTTGCGACAACACAGGCGGCGATAGAAGCGGGAATTCGCCATCTTGGGGAAAGCCGGACGCAGGACGCTATTCCGAAGTGGAACGCGCTTGGTGCAGATGCAGCTGTATGGCATTTTATCGGCCATTTGCAGACGAACAAGGTGCGCGAGATGATTGGACGTTTTCCGTATGTTCATTCCCTGGATCGTCTGTCGCTTGCAACGGAGCTTAACAGACGTGGAGTGGCGGCAGGCGTAACGACCAAATGCTTCTTGCAGGTAAATATTTCGGGAGAAGAGTCCAAACATGGCCTTGCGCCCGAGGAAGCGGCTGATTTTCTGAATGCGGTACACAATCTCACGCATCTTGAAGTGATTGGCCTGATGACGATGGCACCTTACACTGAGAATCCAGAAGAGACCCGTCCGGTATTCCAGGGCTTACGCGAATTGCGTGACCGCCTGCAGGAGAAGAACATTCCGAACGCACCGCTTGCGCATCTAAGTATGGGGATGTCTAATGATTATGAGATCGCCGTAGAAGAGGGTGCTACATTCATTCGGCTCGGTTCGACGCTTGTTGGTGATGAACGTGAATAA
- a CDS encoding cell division protein SepF, which translates to MGVVNKLKEFFGLNGEPEVYEEIIEEPDYEDEEEYAKPARKSRAASGNNVVSLHAVKEQSPRLMLVEPKSYEEVQDISDHLCSRRGVVINLQRVPNEQAKRIIDFLGGTIYAINGTIQRVGHKTFLCLPESMDVQGNITEMMFDERT; encoded by the coding sequence ATGGGCGTTGTAAACAAGCTTAAAGAATTTTTCGGACTGAACGGCGAACCGGAAGTGTATGAGGAGATTATCGAGGAGCCGGACTATGAAGACGAAGAAGAATACGCTAAGCCTGCACGTAAATCCCGTGCAGCAAGTGGAAACAATGTTGTTAGCCTGCACGCCGTCAAAGAACAATCGCCTCGCCTGATGCTGGTGGAGCCGAAGTCATACGAAGAAGTGCAGGACATTTCCGATCATTTATGTTCGCGCCGCGGTGTCGTGATTAACTTGCAGCGGGTGCCAAATGAACAGGCGAAGCGTATCATTGATTTTCTCGGTGGAACGATTTATGCCATTAATGGTACGATTCAGCGTGTTGGACATAAGACATTTCTGTGCCTCCCGGAAAGTATGGACGTGCAGGGGAATATTACTGAAATGATGTTTGATGAACGTACGTAG